The following are encoded together in the Lathyrus oleraceus cultivar Zhongwan6 chromosome 3, CAAS_Psat_ZW6_1.0, whole genome shotgun sequence genome:
- the LOC127129669 gene encoding uncharacterized protein LOC127129669, whose protein sequence is MEMNKRTTLRIKATIPDLQSLMILQGLMPNSIQRKFTLKYGGILDLLRVPVKAEAVTALAQFYDPPLRCFLFQDFLLAPTLEEFKLYVNVPKNRKGPYMGMGQKINPKDLAMTLGISPKDLLLHYKEDKDVQGLRRSYLEGVARRMAGTERWGSYIDGMALIMFGIVLFPNVGDFVDVSTISIFWAVKNLEVDPVPALLADVYYTMSICHSKDKGALRCCIPLLYQWFASHLYRDIHLIETKGNHAWAQNLASLNEGSILWYPKEIDTRDIIISCGSFPNVPLIGSKGCINYNPVLALRQLGHPIWERPKEDEIEEFILHGGEASYREQLRKVTRAWENVYVKDNKPKRKDTSSGESYTPWIKERVCLIKLPFVIDQTYVPDTPNPVTMSTEEVDRLKGTIAMLEQDKEILEHSLYDATYEKNQISYDLEQKDRQLLENMDELRTERSKRQKTLGGLFSAGVNFENLNGKLKEAQAEGQRWKRAWELSTWEQQERENIVMNQIQGFEEVLRKS, encoded by the coding sequence ATGGAAATGAATAAAAGAACAACTCTCCGCATTAAGGCAACCATACCAGATCTCCAAAGTTTAATGATCCTTCAGGGGTTGATGCCCAACTCCATCCAAAGGAAGTTTACGCTCAAATATGGGGGGATTCTTGATCTCTTAAGAGTCCCTGTGAAGGCAGAGGCAGTTACTGCCTtagctcagttctatgatccgccCTTGCGGTGTTTCCTCTTTCAAGACTTTCTCCTAGCCCCCACGCTAGAAGAGTTTAAATTATATGTAAATGTCCCCAAAAATAGAAAGGGACCATACATGGGAATGGGGCAGAAGATAAATCCCAAAGATTTGGCAATGACTTTAGGGATATCCCCTAAGGACCTTCTGTTACATTATAAGGAAGATAAGGATGTCCAAGGTCTTAGGAGGAGTTACTTGGAAGGGGTAGCCCGAAGAATGGCTGGGACAGAAAGGTGGGGTTCATATATTGACGGTATGGCTTTAATAATGTTTGGGATAGTCCTCTTTCCTAATGTGGGTGACTTCGTGGATGTCTCGACCATCAGTATCTTTTGGGCTGTGAAAAATCTAGAGGTGGATCCAGTGCCTGCTCTACTAGCTGACGTCTACTATACCATGAGCATTTGCCATAGTAAGGATAAGGGAGCCCTGCGCTGTTGCATTCCATTATTGTACCAATGGTTTGCCTCACATCTTTATAGGGACATCCATCTAATAGAGACCAAGGGTAATCACGCTTGGGCTCAAAATCTGGCATCCCTAAATGAAGGATCTATCCTCTGGTATCCAAAGGAGATAGATACCAGGGACATAATCAtcagttgtgggagttttcccaatgtaCCCCTCATTGGTTCCAAGGGGTGCATTAACTACAATCCAGTACTGGCTCTAAGACAGTTGGGTCACCCCATATGGGAGAGGCCTAAAGAAGATGAGATAGAGGAGTTTATCTTACATGGTGGAGAAGCTTCATATAGAGAACAACTTAGGAAGGTTACTCGGGCGTGGGAAAATGTGTATGTCAAGGATAACAAGCCAAAGAGGAAGGATACTTCATCCGGAGAGTCTTACACCCCTTGGATTAAGGAAAGGGTATGTCTAATTAAGTTACCTTTCGTGATTGACCAAACTTATGTTCCAGACACACCTAACCCTGTTACAATGTCCACTGAGGAGGTCGACCGTCTCAAAGGCACTATTGCTATGCTAGAACAAGATAAGGAAATCCTAGAACATAGTCTTTATGACGCAACCTATGAAAAGAACCAGATAAGCTATGACCTGGAGCAGAAGGACAGACAACTCCTTGAGAATATGGATGAACTCCGGACTGAAAGAAGTAAAAGACAAAAGACTTTAGGGGGTTTATTCAGTGCCGGAGTTAACTTTGAAAATCTCAATGGTAAGTTAAAAGAGGCCCAAGCTGAAGGTCAGAGGTGGAAGAGGGCATGGGAGCTTTCCACATGGGAACAACAGGAAAGAGAAAACATTGTAATGAATCAAATCCAGGGATTCGAAGAGGTGCTTAGAAAATCTTAA
- the LOC127129670 gene encoding uncharacterized protein LOC127129670 → MVQENKPVTHSDATVGETRTEDKYKVLEERLEMIEGFNIFGVDAMGTCLVPNVTIPPKFKTPDFEKYKGVSCLNNHLRMFVRNMAAYAANEKLMMHSFQDSLSRASLDWYMQLERTHVKTWEDLANAFLRQYKYNLDMAPNRMQLQNLSQKGSESFKEYAQRWRELASRVQPPLLENELVDMFMGTLQGPY, encoded by the coding sequence ATGGTCCAAGAAAACAAACCAGTTACTCACTCCGATGCCACAGTTGGAGAAACGAGAACCGAAGACAAATATAAAGTCCTAGAAGAGAGATTGGAAATGATTGAGGGCTTTAATATCTTTGGAGTTGACGCTATGGGAACGTGCCTGGTGCCAAACGTCACCATACCTCCAAAGTTCAAAActcctgactttgagaagtacaagggagTCAGTTGCCTAAATAACCATCTCAGGATGTTCGTCAGAAATATGGCTGCCTACGCGGCAAATGAGAAACTCATGATGCATAGCTTCCAAGACAGTCTAAGTAGGGCATCCCTAGACTGGTACATGCAGCTGGAAAGAACCCATGTCAAGACTTGGGAGGACCTAGCTAATGCCTTCTTAAGACAATACAAATATAATCTGGACATGGCTCCCAATCGCATGCAACTTCAGAATCTTTCCCAAAAGGGCAGTGAAtccttcaaagagtatgcccaacGGTGGAGAGAACTGGCCTCCCGCGTACAACCTCCACTTTTGGAGAACGAGTTAGttgacatgttcatgggcacCTTGCAAGGCCCTTACTAA